In Streptomyces canus, one DNA window encodes the following:
- a CDS encoding pyroglutamyl peptidase: MISLRVRIGILGLVLLTGSAAPASPAAAAAAPSPTVEEQRLDQAVPREILERSGFDAVPLRFTRALGTARSYAEARKIVVRQGSALWKRAVDRAQGRGPTGGDLSRDDDRPLYWARLGMTREVRTWEPSFGLSEAQRAALLAELERTSRGQTAVRYPGGDRLKRVLVTGFDPFTLDRDIRISNPSGASALALDGTVIETAEGPARVETVVFPVRWQDFTDRTVERALRPYLKKVDLFTTVSQGRVGRFDVERTNGAWRGGFPDNDNVGVTGVVPVADPASQPQWTSTTLPYKAIVDADTGRFPVYDNTSVTEIPAGGTVPVVRADGPSAGSTARAGGGGNYLSNEIAYRVTLLRDRLGLHDVLPGGHVHTPVLEFGAGNTDPATGTVTDPGFVRNRLDIIAQVRAILVVAVEKAT, encoded by the coding sequence TTGATTTCCCTACGTGTTCGGATCGGCATCCTCGGACTGGTCCTGCTGACGGGGTCGGCGGCCCCCGCGAGCCCCGCGGCCGCCGCGGCCGCGCCCTCGCCCACGGTGGAGGAGCAGCGGCTCGACCAGGCCGTGCCGCGGGAGATCCTCGAACGGTCCGGATTCGACGCCGTGCCGCTCCGCTTCACGCGGGCGCTCGGAACGGCGCGTTCCTACGCGGAGGCGCGGAAGATCGTCGTACGGCAGGGGTCCGCGCTGTGGAAGCGGGCCGTCGACCGGGCACAGGGGCGGGGGCCGACCGGTGGGGATCTGAGCCGTGACGATGATCGGCCGTTGTACTGGGCGCGGTTGGGGATGACCCGTGAAGTACGGACCTGGGAGCCGTCCTTCGGCCTCTCCGAGGCCCAACGTGCCGCCCTGCTGGCTGAGTTGGAGCGGACCTCGCGGGGGCAGACCGCTGTGCGGTATCCGGGCGGGGACCGGCTGAAGCGGGTCCTGGTGACCGGGTTCGATCCGTTCACGCTGGACCGGGACATACGGATCTCGAATCCGTCCGGGGCGAGTGCGCTCGCGCTCGACGGGACCGTGATCGAGACGGCGGAGGGTCCTGCGCGCGTGGAGACCGTCGTCTTCCCCGTGCGATGGCAGGACTTCACGGACCGGACCGTGGAGCGGGCACTGCGGCCGTATCTGAAGAAGGTGGATCTCTTCACGACCGTGAGCCAGGGGCGGGTGGGGCGGTTCGACGTCGAGCGGACCAACGGGGCCTGGCGGGGCGGCTTTCCGGACAACGACAACGTCGGGGTGACGGGGGTGGTGCCGGTTGCCGATCCGGCTTCGCAACCGCAGTGGACGTCGACGACGCTGCCGTACAAGGCGATCGTGGACGCGGACACCGGGCGCTTCCCCGTCTACGACAACACGAGTGTGACCGAGATCCCGGCGGGCGGGACCGTGCCTGTCGTACGGGCGGACGGGCCGAGCGCGGGGTCCACGGCGCGGGCCGGGGGCGGTGGGAACTATCTCTCCAACGAGATCGCCTACCGGGTCACGCTGCTGCGGGACCGGCTCGGACTGCACGACGTGCTGCCGGGTGGGCATGTGCACACGCCTGTCCTGGAGTTCGGAGCCGGGAACACCGATCCCGCGACGGGGACGGTGACCGATCCGGGGTTCGTGAGGAACCGGCTGGACATCATCGCGCAGGTGCGGGCGATTCTGGTGGTGGCGGTGGAGAAGGCCACTTGA
- a CDS encoding beta-glucosidase, producing MAAPTPADQAREAAVEAALAGLDLDAKAGLLAGQDMWTLPALPEIGLDSLVMSDGPVGVRGVRWSADDPSIALPSPTALAATWDPELARRAGVLLAQEARRKGVHVLLAPTVNLHRSPLGGRHFEAYSEDPYLTGRIGAGYVTGVQEGGVGTTVKHFVANDAETDRFTVNNLVSERALRELYLAPFELIVENAHPWGIMTAYNTVNGTTMTEHHHLVNEVLRGEWGFDGYNVSDWMAARSTKGAIEGGLDVAMPGPTTVYGEALARAVRDGEVEESAVDTAVRHVLRLAARVGILDGAEPVVTELPETVDGIELAREIARRAFVLVHNQGALPLKAGTVALIGAAARDARVLGGGSATVFPDRIVSPLDGLTAALPEGTLSYAVGADPNTELAVADKGFSLEAVCRDTDGEVIGTASVPNGQIQWMGADLPEGVTHDRLHTVELKGSFTPRESGTHTFGIKGLGAFTLVVDGTTYYDDVQRTDKDDPFVTFFGAPEPRAQVELTAGEPVEVSLTHVVVLPEEVPMKVVTFSLAHQDPRRDPDELIAEAVEAARNADTAVVVVATTERVESEGYDRKDLALPGRQDELVRAVAAANPNTVVVVNSGSPVELPWREDVAAVLLGWFPGQEGGAALADVLTGAHEPGGRLPTTWGTLADAPVTRVAPEGGELPYDEGVFIGYAAWEKEGRTPVYPFGHGLGYTHWTYESVEVRGTTVRVGLRNSGSRPGREVVQVYLAPAGPDAERPARRLAGFAGAVAGPGERVEVTVEIPRRAFEIWDEKTSSWSYVKGSYEIQVGRSIGDRRVTATINV from the coding sequence ATGGCGGCACCCACTCCCGCCGACCAGGCCCGCGAGGCGGCCGTCGAAGCGGCGCTGGCCGGGCTCGACCTCGATGCCAAGGCAGGGCTCCTGGCAGGCCAGGACATGTGGACCCTGCCCGCGCTCCCCGAGATCGGCCTGGACTCCCTCGTCATGTCGGACGGCCCGGTCGGTGTCCGGGGCGTGCGCTGGAGCGCCGACGACCCGTCGATCGCCCTGCCCTCCCCGACCGCGCTGGCCGCCACCTGGGACCCCGAACTCGCCCGCCGCGCAGGCGTACTGCTCGCCCAGGAGGCCCGCCGCAAGGGCGTCCACGTCCTCCTCGCCCCCACCGTCAACCTCCACCGCTCCCCGCTCGGCGGCCGCCACTTCGAGGCCTACAGCGAGGACCCGTATCTCACCGGACGGATCGGCGCCGGATACGTCACCGGCGTACAGGAGGGCGGTGTCGGCACCACCGTCAAGCACTTCGTCGCCAACGACGCCGAGACCGACCGCTTCACGGTGAACAACCTGGTCTCCGAACGCGCCCTGCGCGAGCTGTACCTGGCTCCCTTCGAGCTCATCGTCGAGAACGCCCACCCGTGGGGCATCATGACCGCCTACAACACGGTCAACGGCACGACGATGACCGAGCACCACCACCTGGTCAACGAAGTCCTGCGCGGCGAATGGGGATTCGACGGCTACAACGTCTCCGACTGGATGGCCGCCCGCTCCACCAAGGGCGCCATCGAGGGCGGCCTCGACGTCGCCATGCCCGGCCCGACGACCGTCTACGGCGAGGCCCTCGCCCGGGCCGTGCGGGACGGGGAGGTCGAGGAGAGCGCGGTCGACACGGCCGTACGCCACGTGCTGCGGCTCGCCGCCCGCGTCGGCATCCTGGACGGAGCCGAACCCGTCGTCACCGAGCTCCCGGAGACCGTCGACGGCATCGAACTGGCCCGCGAGATCGCCCGCCGCGCCTTCGTGCTGGTCCACAACCAGGGCGCGCTTCCGCTGAAGGCCGGCACGGTCGCCCTCATCGGCGCCGCCGCCCGCGACGCCCGCGTCCTCGGCGGCGGCTCCGCCACCGTCTTCCCCGACCGGATCGTCTCCCCGCTCGACGGCCTCACCGCCGCCCTCCCCGAGGGCACCCTCAGCTACGCCGTCGGCGCCGACCCCAACACCGAACTCGCCGTCGCCGACAAGGGGTTCAGCCTCGAAGCGGTCTGCCGGGACACGGACGGAGAGGTCATCGGCACGGCCTCCGTGCCCAACGGCCAGATCCAGTGGATGGGTGCGGACCTCCCCGAGGGCGTCACCCACGACCGGTTGCACACCGTCGAGTTGAAGGGCTCCTTCACTCCGCGCGAGAGCGGCACCCACACCTTCGGCATCAAGGGACTGGGCGCCTTCACGCTGGTCGTCGACGGCACGACGTACTACGACGACGTCCAGCGCACCGACAAGGACGACCCCTTCGTCACCTTCTTCGGCGCCCCCGAGCCCCGCGCGCAGGTCGAACTGACCGCGGGCGAGCCGGTCGAGGTCTCCCTCACCCACGTCGTCGTCCTCCCCGAGGAGGTCCCGATGAAGGTCGTCACGTTCTCCCTCGCCCACCAGGACCCGCGGCGCGACCCCGACGAACTGATCGCCGAGGCCGTCGAGGCGGCACGCAACGCCGACACGGCCGTCGTCGTGGTCGCCACCACCGAGCGCGTCGAGTCCGAAGGCTACGACCGGAAGGACCTCGCGCTCCCGGGCCGCCAGGACGAGCTGGTCCGCGCGGTCGCCGCCGCCAACCCGAACACCGTCGTGGTCGTCAACTCCGGCTCCCCGGTGGAGCTGCCCTGGCGCGAGGACGTCGCCGCCGTCCTGCTCGGCTGGTTCCCCGGCCAGGAAGGGGGCGCGGCCCTCGCCGACGTGCTGACCGGCGCCCACGAGCCCGGCGGCCGCCTCCCCACCACCTGGGGCACCCTGGCCGACGCCCCGGTCACCCGGGTCGCTCCGGAGGGCGGCGAACTCCCTTACGACGAGGGTGTGTTCATCGGATACGCGGCCTGGGAGAAGGAAGGCCGCACCCCGGTCTACCCCTTCGGCCACGGCCTCGGCTACACCCACTGGACCTACGAGTCCGTCGAGGTCCGGGGCACCACCGTCCGGGTCGGGCTGCGCAACTCCGGTTCCCGCCCGGGCCGTGAGGTGGTCCAGGTCTATCTGGCGCCCGCCGGACCCGATGCCGAGCGCCCGGCCCGCCGGCTCGCCGGGTTCGCGGGGGCCGTGGCCGGTCCCGGAGAGCGCGTCGAGGTCACCGTGGAGATCCCGCGCCGGGCCTTCGAGATCTGGGACGAGAAGACCTCATCGTGGTCGTATGTGAAGGGTTCGTACGAAATCCAGGTGGGGCGCTCGATCGGCGACCGCCGGGTCACCGCGACGATTAACGTCTGA
- a CDS encoding aldose epimerase family protein: MNELFATLSDGTPVHRWTLERAGVRVRILSYGGIVQSVEVPDRDGRTADVVLGFAELDGYLEHSGPYLGAFIGRYANRIAGGRFELDGLTYALAPNNAPNSLHGGENGFDKRVWDMEPAGEHGVRLSRVSAHGEEGFPGRLEVSGTYSLDESGALRIAYEAVTDAPTIVNLTNHSYFNLAGSGNAGGHELRIGASRFTPVDADLIPTGIEEVADTRFDFRRARKVGAGYDHNFVLDKGVTQRAVEVAELSDPGSGRVLTVATTEPGLQLYTADHLPEPFAPGDGIALETQHFPDSPNRPEFPSTVLLPGETYRSETVYGFTSR, from the coding sequence ATGAACGAACTCTTCGCCACACTTTCCGACGGCACCCCGGTGCACCGCTGGACCCTGGAGCGCGCCGGCGTCCGCGTGCGGATCCTGTCGTACGGCGGGATCGTGCAGTCGGTCGAGGTTCCGGACCGGGACGGGCGGACGGCGGACGTGGTGCTGGGGTTCGCCGAGCTGGACGGATATCTGGAGCACTCCGGTCCGTATCTCGGCGCCTTCATCGGACGGTACGCGAACCGGATCGCGGGCGGCCGCTTCGAGCTCGACGGGCTGACCTACGCCCTCGCCCCCAACAACGCGCCCAACTCCCTGCACGGCGGCGAGAACGGCTTCGACAAACGGGTGTGGGACATGGAGCCCGCCGGCGAGCACGGGGTGCGGCTGAGCCGGGTCAGCGCGCACGGCGAGGAGGGCTTCCCGGGGCGCCTCGAGGTCTCGGGGACGTACAGCCTGGACGAGTCCGGCGCGCTGCGGATCGCGTACGAGGCGGTCACCGACGCGCCCACCATCGTCAACCTGACCAACCACAGCTACTTCAACCTGGCCGGCTCCGGGAACGCGGGCGGGCACGAACTGCGGATCGGCGCCTCGCGGTTCACCCCGGTCGACGCCGATCTGATCCCGACCGGGATCGAGGAGGTCGCGGACACCCGCTTCGACTTCCGTCGGGCGCGCAAGGTCGGCGCGGGCTACGACCACAACTTCGTGCTCGACAAGGGGGTCACCCAACGGGCCGTCGAGGTAGCCGAGTTGTCCGATCCTGGATCCGGCCGGGTGCTGACGGTGGCGACCACCGAGCCGGGGCTCCAGCTGTACACCGCGGACCATCTGCCCGAGCCCTTCGCACCCGGCGACGGCATCGCGCTGGAGACCCAGCACTTCCCCGACTCCCCGAACCGGCCGGAGTTCCCGAGCACGGTGCTGCTGCCGGGAGAGACCTACCGCTCGGAGACGGTCTACGGATTCACGAGCCGGTAG
- a CDS encoding TetR/AcrR family transcriptional regulator, with protein sequence MSYGDAMNARTRSEERRAEIVRAALEVIAERGYRGASLAAVAERVGLTQQGLLHHFPTKDALLVAVLEERDKWDAVPNGNWRVDLLASLVEYNAMRPGIIQTFSALLGESVTEGHPAREYFTDRYTRVRASMTVALRTEYGDRLPNGLSPERTAPLLVAVMDGLQYQWLLDPESVDMPGAFRDFLRLLGETAE encoded by the coding sequence ATGTCGTACGGTGACGCCATGAACGCCAGGACCAGAAGTGAGGAGCGCCGGGCCGAGATCGTCCGGGCGGCCCTGGAGGTCATCGCCGAGCGCGGCTACCGGGGCGCGAGCCTCGCCGCGGTGGCCGAGCGGGTCGGGCTGACCCAGCAGGGGCTGCTCCACCACTTCCCGACGAAGGACGCGCTGCTGGTCGCGGTGCTGGAGGAGCGGGACAAGTGGGACGCGGTGCCGAACGGCAACTGGCGGGTCGACCTGCTCGCCTCGCTCGTCGAGTACAACGCGATGCGGCCGGGGATCATCCAGACCTTCTCGGCACTGCTCGGCGAGAGCGTGACGGAAGGGCATCCGGCACGGGAGTACTTCACCGACCGCTACACCCGGGTGCGCGCGTCGATGACGGTGGCCCTGCGCACCGAGTACGGCGACCGGCTCCCCAACGGGCTGAGCCCGGAACGCACCGCGCCGCTGCTGGTCGCGGTCATGGACGGCCTGCAGTACCAGTGGCTGCTGGACCCCGAGTCGGTGGACATGCCCGGGGCGTTCCGGGACTTTCTGCGACTTCTGGGCGAGACGGCGGAGTGA
- a CDS encoding EI24 domain-containing protein, translating to MRDLGAGFHYLLKGQRWVARHGKQYGFGLIPGLITLVLYGAALVALATWGEDFVSWATPFADDWSSPWQGLFRGFLTVVLFALALLLAVLTFTAVTLLIGQPFYENLSEKVDRDVSPDGTAPESGLPLWRELWISARDSLRIVVRAVLWAVLLFALGFVPVVGQTLIPVLGFFVTGFFLTEELTAVALQRRGVDLRARLTLLRSHKTLIWGFGTPLALAFVVPFVAVFLMPGAVAGATLMARELLGEETQDGEDESDEETVSGGLGA from the coding sequence ATGCGTGATCTCGGGGCGGGCTTCCACTATCTCCTGAAGGGCCAGCGGTGGGTGGCCCGGCACGGCAAGCAGTACGGTTTCGGCCTGATCCCGGGCCTGATCACCCTGGTGCTGTATGGGGCGGCACTGGTCGCCCTGGCCACCTGGGGTGAGGACTTCGTGTCCTGGGCGACGCCGTTCGCCGACGACTGGTCGAGTCCGTGGCAGGGCCTGTTCCGGGGCTTCCTCACGGTGGTCCTGTTCGCGCTGGCCCTCCTCCTCGCGGTCCTCACCTTCACGGCGGTCACCCTCCTGATAGGCCAGCCCTTCTACGAGAACCTCTCCGAGAAGGTCGACCGGGACGTCTCCCCGGACGGCACGGCCCCCGAGTCCGGCCTCCCGCTCTGGCGCGAGCTGTGGATCTCGGCGAGGGACAGCCTCCGCATCGTCGTCCGCGCCGTCCTGTGGGCGGTCCTGCTCTTCGCCCTGGGCTTCGTCCCCGTGGTCGGCCAGACCCTGATCCCGGTACTCGGCTTCTTCGTCACGGGCTTCTTCCTCACCGAGGAGCTCACCGCGGTGGCCCTCCAGCGCCGAGGCGTGGACCTCCGGGCCCGCCTCACGCTGCTGCGCTCCCACAAAACCCTCATCTGGGGCTTCGGCACCCCCCTCGCCCTGGCCTTCGTGGTCCCCTTCGTCGCGGTGTTCCTGATGCCGGGCGCGGTCGCGGGGGCGACGCTGATGGCACGGGAACTGCTGGGGGAGGAGACACAGGACGGGGAGGACGAGTCCGACGAGGAGACGGTGTCCGGTGGGCTCGGAGCCTGA
- a CDS encoding LysR family transcriptional regulator, whose translation MPNPHRTAPPPDLATVWLRVFLEVARHESFTVAARTLGWTQSAVSRQISSLEAALGGAPLFDRLPRGVRLTEAGSALVPYAQTVTGALHAAARELAALREVAGGRLRFGAFPTADAALVPHALGAFRTRHPGVRVSREEGLTPALLDRLTEGRLDLAVVSTTGGAPLSAYELRHLLDESLYVAVPAGHPLVGEGAGPVRLGRLADADWISGSPRPEGTLLDAALRQGFRPRIAHVVGEWTAKQGYVAAGLGVTLVPALAAESVRPDVVLLPVLDEGAPARAVYAAVLRGRSPSPAVEAFVGALREAAGRIPGPSAPMA comes from the coding sequence ATGCCGAACCCGCATCGCACCGCTCCTCCTCCCGACCTCGCCACCGTCTGGCTGCGGGTCTTCCTGGAGGTCGCCCGGCACGAGTCGTTCACCGTGGCCGCGCGCACCCTGGGCTGGACGCAGTCGGCGGTGTCCCGGCAGATCTCCTCGCTGGAGGCGGCGCTGGGCGGGGCGCCGCTGTTCGACCGGCTGCCGCGGGGCGTACGGCTCACGGAGGCCGGGAGCGCGCTCGTGCCGTACGCGCAGACCGTCACCGGGGCGCTGCACGCGGCAGCGCGCGAACTGGCCGCGCTGCGTGAAGTGGCGGGCGGGCGACTGCGGTTCGGGGCGTTCCCGACGGCGGACGCGGCGCTGGTCCCGCACGCCCTCGGCGCCTTCCGCACCCGCCATCCCGGTGTGCGGGTCTCCCGCGAGGAGGGGCTCACGCCGGCACTCCTCGACCGGCTCACCGAGGGGCGGCTGGATCTCGCGGTCGTCTCCACGACGGGCGGCGCACCGCTGTCGGCGTACGAACTGCGCCATCTGCTCGACGAGTCGCTGTACGTCGCCGTCCCGGCCGGCCATCCCCTGGTGGGCGAGGGCGCCGGCCCGGTGCGGCTCGGGCGGCTCGCGGACGCCGACTGGATCTCCGGGAGCCCGCGCCCCGAGGGGACGCTGCTCGACGCCGCTCTGAGGCAGGGCTTCCGGCCACGGATCGCGCATGTCGTCGGCGAGTGGACCGCCAAGCAGGGGTACGTCGCCGCGGGGCTCGGCGTGACGCTGGTCCCGGCGCTCGCCGCGGAGTCCGTGCGGCCGGACGTCGTGCTGCTGCCGGTGCTCGACGAGGGGGCTCCGGCGCGGGCGGTGTACGCGGCGGTGCTGCGGGGGCGGTCGCCTTCGCCGGCCGTGGAGGCGTTCGTCGGGGCGCTGCGGGAGGCGGCGGGGCGGATTCCCGGTCCGTCGGCCCCCATGGCGTAG
- a CDS encoding RidA family protein, whose protein sequence is MQITLDSPAGAPQPLSPYYSQVARVEQADGSALLFVSGQIAEGATLAEQSRGVFETLAALLEAHGASLADVINIRTYLTDITELEEYGAVRREFLTGTPPTSMTFEVSRLFRPEARIEIEIVAAVPGTG, encoded by the coding sequence ATGCAGATCACCCTCGACAGTCCCGCCGGCGCACCCCAGCCGCTGAGCCCCTACTACTCCCAGGTCGCCCGCGTCGAACAGGCCGACGGCAGCGCCCTGTTGTTCGTCTCCGGCCAGATCGCCGAGGGTGCCACGCTCGCCGAACAGTCCCGGGGCGTCTTCGAGACCCTCGCCGCGCTGCTGGAGGCGCACGGGGCGAGCCTGGCCGACGTGATCAACATCCGCACCTACCTCACCGACATCACGGAACTGGAGGAGTACGGCGCCGTGCGAAGGGAGTTCCTCACCGGCACCCCGCCCACCAGCATGACCTTCGAGGTGTCCCGGCTCTTCCGGCCGGAGGCGCGGATCGAGATCGAAATCGTGGCGGCGGTGCCGGGGACCGGGTGA
- a CDS encoding GNAT family N-acetyltransferase yields MGSEPEARIRPATVTDAEPVFRLLRAFATTYRPGHDRFTTVTFPEVLRAAAEHRAEFLVADQEAQVVGYAYAARMPTLFAGGTILELLELAVDTPLRGRGTGSRLVRAMQDRARHAQDVEVTVPTRRAADFYRRLDFTETATYLKWPSPPPPPESPAPAR; encoded by the coding sequence GTGGGCTCGGAGCCTGAGGCGAGGATCCGCCCGGCGACGGTCACGGACGCGGAGCCCGTCTTCCGCCTTCTCCGCGCCTTCGCCACCACCTACCGCCCCGGCCACGACCGCTTCACGACCGTCACCTTTCCCGAGGTCCTGCGGGCGGCCGCCGAGCACCGCGCCGAGTTCCTGGTGGCCGACCAGGAGGCCCAGGTCGTCGGATACGCCTACGCGGCCCGGATGCCGACGCTGTTCGCGGGCGGCACGATCCTCGAACTCCTCGAACTCGCCGTGGACACGCCCCTGCGCGGCCGCGGTACGGGCTCCCGGCTCGTCCGGGCCATGCAGGACCGCGCGCGGCACGCCCAGGACGTGGAGGTCACCGTCCCGACGCGCAGGGCCGCCGACTTCTACCGCCGCCTGGACTTCACCGAGACGGCGACCTACCTCAAGTGGCCTTCTCCACCGCCACCACCAGAATCGCCCGCACCTGCGCGATGA
- a CDS encoding DUF3145 domain-containing protein, giving the protein MTTRGVLYVHSAPRALCPHVEWAVAGVLGTRVNLDWIRQPAAPGTWRSEFSWKAEVGTASKLASALRGWHLLRFEVTAEPCPTAEGERYSCTPELGIFHAVTGIHGDILIPEDRLRAALTRSQRGETDLEAELAKLLGKPWDDELEPFRYAGEGAPVRWLHQVV; this is encoded by the coding sequence GTGACGACACGTGGAGTTCTGTACGTGCACTCCGCGCCGCGCGCGCTGTGCCCGCACGTCGAGTGGGCCGTCGCCGGGGTGCTCGGCACGCGCGTCAACCTCGACTGGATCCGGCAGCCGGCCGCACCGGGCACCTGGCGCTCGGAGTTCTCCTGGAAGGCCGAGGTGGGCACGGCGTCCAAGCTCGCGTCGGCCCTCAGAGGCTGGCACCTGCTGCGCTTCGAGGTCACGGCCGAGCCCTGCCCCACCGCCGAGGGCGAGCGCTACAGCTGCACCCCGGAACTGGGCATCTTCCACGCCGTCACCGGCATCCACGGCGACATCCTGATCCCGGAGGACCGCCTGCGCGCGGCCCTGACCCGCTCGCAGCGGGGGGAGACGGACCTGGAGGCCGAGCTGGCCAAGCTCCTCGGCAAGCCCTGGGACGACGAACTGGAGCCCTTCAGGTACGCCGGTGAGGGCGCCCCGGTCCGCTGGCTGCACCAGGTCGTCTGA
- a CDS encoding SGNH/GDSL hydrolase family protein codes for MRKQGPRSRAVVAVLTAALLGVAGCDAVGGDAAGPTQKATPSPKPTPAWDSSPGSMAAVGDSITRGFDACGILKDCPDVSWATGGSTQVDSLAVRLLGRAKAAERSWNYAVSGARMADLPGQMARAAARTPGLVTVMVGANDACRDSTAAMTSVSAFRSGFEDALSVLRKQAPKAQVYVASVPNLKRLWSEGRANPLGKQVWKLGVCPSMLADADALDAAATERRDTVQERVEAYNSVLKQVCAEDGHCRYDGGAVYDYRFGTDQLSHWDWFHPSVNGQARLAEIAYRKIRSVT; via the coding sequence ATGCGGAAGCAGGGCCCCCGTTCACGGGCCGTCGTCGCCGTTCTGACGGCGGCTCTCCTGGGCGTCGCCGGGTGCGACGCGGTGGGGGGCGACGCGGCGGGCCCCACGCAGAAGGCCACACCCTCGCCGAAGCCGACTCCGGCGTGGGACAGCAGCCCGGGTTCGATGGCCGCTGTCGGCGACTCCATCACGCGCGGCTTCGACGCCTGCGGGATCCTGAAGGACTGCCCCGACGTGTCCTGGGCCACCGGCGGCAGCACCCAGGTCGACTCTCTCGCCGTACGGCTGCTGGGGCGGGCGAAGGCGGCCGAGCGCAGCTGGAACTACGCGGTGTCCGGGGCGCGGATGGCCGATCTGCCCGGGCAGATGGCACGGGCGGCGGCGCGGACACCCGGGCTGGTCACGGTGATGGTGGGCGCCAACGACGCCTGCCGGGACTCCACCGCGGCGATGACCTCGGTGTCCGCGTTCCGATCCGGCTTCGAGGACGCGCTGAGCGTGCTGCGCAAACAGGCGCCCAAGGCGCAGGTGTACGTGGCGAGCGTGCCGAACCTCAAGCGGCTGTGGTCCGAGGGCCGCGCCAATCCGCTGGGCAAGCAGGTGTGGAAGCTGGGCGTGTGTCCGTCGATGCTGGCCGACGCGGACGCCCTGGACGCGGCGGCGACCGAGCGGCGGGACACCGTGCAGGAGCGGGTGGAGGCCTACAACTCCGTACTGAAGCAGGTGTGCGCCGAGGACGGGCACTGCAGGTACGACGGGGGCGCGGTGTACGACTACCGGTTCGGCACCGACCAGCTCAGCCACTGGGACTGGTTCCACCCGAGTGTGAACGGACAGGCGCGTCTGGCGGAGATCGCATACCGCAAGATCAGGTCCGTGACTTAA
- a CDS encoding YrdB family protein, with the protein MKAVNAGVLFLIELGALAGAAYWGFTQEIGPTWLLGLAAPAVLVALWALFGSPRAKYRTSGAGRVGFEVFWFGAGALALFAAGAQVWAVAFAVVCVVSKALAVAWSQ; encoded by the coding sequence ATGAAGGCGGTCAACGCGGGTGTTCTCTTCCTCATCGAGCTCGGGGCCCTTGCGGGTGCCGCGTACTGGGGCTTCACCCAGGAGATCGGCCCGACCTGGCTGCTCGGCCTCGCCGCACCCGCCGTACTCGTCGCCCTGTGGGCGCTGTTCGGCTCACCGCGCGCGAAGTACAGGACGAGCGGCGCCGGTCGCGTCGGCTTCGAGGTGTTCTGGTTCGGGGCGGGCGCGCTCGCCCTGTTCGCCGCCGGAGCCCAGGTCTGGGCGGTCGCCTTCGCCGTCGTCTGCGTGGTGAGCAAGGCACTTGCCGTCGCCTGGAGCCAGTGA